A single Cucumis melo cultivar AY chromosome 4, USDA_Cmelo_AY_1.0, whole genome shotgun sequence DNA region contains:
- the LOC103502676 gene encoding anaphase-promoting complex subunit 10, giving the protein MATESSEGEEDVKLTGGNQVLVVEDDLREMGKKAAWSVSSCKPGNGVSALRDDNLETYWQSDGVQPHLVNIQFQKKVKLQLVVLYVDFKLDESYTPSKISIRAGDGFHNLKEIKTVELVKPTGWVYLSLSGNDPKDTFVNTFMLQIAVLSNHLNGRDTHVRQIKIYGPRPNPIPHQPFQFTSREFITYSIIR; this is encoded by the exons ATGGCGACGGAGTCGTCAGAGGGAGAAGAGGATGTGAAGCTAACAGGAGGAAATCAAGTCCTCGTTGTTGAAGACGATCTCAGAGAAATGGGGAAAAAAGCTGCCTGGAGTGTCAGCTCGTGCAAACCTGGGAATGGCGTCTCCGCTCTACGGGACGATAACCTCGAAACTTATTGGCA ATCTGATGGCGTTCAACCTCATTTGGTGAACATTCAATTTCAGAAGAAAGTGAAATTACAG CTGGTTGTTCTGTACGTAGATTTCAAGCTGGATGAGAGCTACACGCCCAGTAAGATATCTATACGTGCAGGGGACGGCTTCCATAATTTGAAG GAAATTAAAACCGTGGAGCTCGTTAAGCCAACTGGTTGGGTTTACCTATCATTGTCCGGAAATGATCCAAA GGATACTTTTGTGAACACTTTTATGCTGCAAATTGCCGTTCTATCAAATCACCTGAATGGCAGGGATACTCATGTCCGCCAGATCAAAATCTATGGACCTCGACC GAACCCAATTCCTCATCAACCATTTCAATTTACTTCAAGGGAGTTCATAACTTATTCTATTATAAGATGA